From the genome of Phyllostomus discolor isolate MPI-MPIP mPhyDis1 chromosome 12, mPhyDis1.pri.v3, whole genome shotgun sequence, one region includes:
- the MFGE8 gene encoding lactadherin isoform X1 encodes MPGPRLLAALCGVLLCASGVSAGSGDLCEPECLNGGTCLVGQHNLPSYCLCPEGFSGLTCNETETGACFPNPCHHDAECQVTDESQRGDVFRQYICKCSQGYTGIHCETVCRMPLGMETGAIANWQISASSMLLGFMGLQRWAPELARLHRSGIVNAWTASNYDKKPWIQVNLMRKMRVTGVVTQGASRAGSAEYVKTFKVAYSLNGRKFEFVQVDGGFGDKIFVGNVDNNGLRTNMLDTPLEAQYVRLVPVTCHWSCTLRFELLGCELNGCSEPLGLKDYTISDAQITASSTYKTWGVNSFSWYPFYARLDKQGKFNAWTAERNSASEWLQIDLGSQKQVTGIITQGARDFGHIQYVAAYKVAYSDDGLTWTEYKDEGAEESKVFPGNLDNNSHKKNVFETPFLARFVRILPVSWHNRITLRVELLGC; translated from the exons ATGCCGGGCCCCCGCCTGCTGGCGGCGCTCTGCGGCGTGCTGCTCTGCGCCTCCGGCGTCTCCGCTGGCTCCG GTGACTTGTGTGAACCCGAGTGCCTGAACGGTGGGACCTGCCTGGTGGGCCAGCACAACCTCCCCTCCTACTGCCTCTGCCCCGAAGGCTTCTCGGGCCTCACCTGCAATGAGACTGAGACAG gtgcCTGTTTCCCAAACCCCTGCCACCACGATGCCGAATGCCAGGTGACTGATGAGTCACAGCGCGGGGATGTCTTCAGACAGTACATCTGCAAGTGCTCGCAAGGCTACACAGGCATCCACTGTGAGACCG tctGCAGAATGCCGCTGGGCATGGAGACCGGGGCCATTGCCAACTGGCAGATCTCCGCCTCGTCCATGCTCTTGGGCTTTATGGGTCTGCAGCGCTGGGCCCCGGAGCTGGCCCGCCTGCACCGCTCGGGCATCGTCAACGCCTGGACAGCCAGCAACTACGATAAGAAGCCCTGGATCCAG GTGAACCTGATGCGGAAGATGCGGGTGACAGGCGTGGTAACGCAGGGCGCCAGTCGCGCGGGCAGCGCCGAGTACGTGAAGACTTTCAAGGTGGCGTACAGCCTCAACGGGAGGAAGTTCGAGTTCGTCCAGGTGGACGGGGGCTTTGGAGACAAG ATATTTGTGGGCAACGTGGACAACAACGGCCTGAGGACCAACATGCTGGACACCCCCCTGGAGGCACAGTACGTGCGGCTGGTGCCGGTGACCTGCCACTGGAGCTGCACCCTGCGCTTCGAGCTCCTCGGCTGTGAGCTGAACG GATGCTCCGAGCCCCTGGGCCTGAAGGACTACACCATCTCCGACGCGCAGATCACAGCCTCCAGCACCTACAAGACCTGGGGCGTGAACTCCTTCAGCTGGTACCCCTTCTACGCGCGGCTGGACAAGCAGGGCAAGTTCAACGCCTGGACTGCGGAGAGAAACTCTGCCTCCGAGTGGCTGCAG ATCGACTTGGGCTCCCAGAAACAGGTGACCGGCATCATCACGCAGGGGGCCCGAGACTTCGGCCACATCCAGTATGTGGCAGCCTACAAGGTGGCCTACAGTGACGATGGCTTGACCTGGACCGAGTACAAGGACGAGGGGGCCGAAGAGAGCAAG GTCTTCCCAGGCAACCTGGACAACAACTCCCACAAGAAGAACGTGTTTGAGACGCCCTTCCTGGCCCGCTTCGTGCGCATCCTGCCCGTGTCCTGGCACAACCGCATCACCCTGCGCGTGGAGCTGCTGGGCTGTTAG
- the MFGE8 gene encoding lactadherin isoform X2, whose amino-acid sequence MPGPRLLAALCGVLLCASGVSAGSGACFPNPCHHDAECQVTDESQRGDVFRQYICKCSQGYTGIHCETVCRMPLGMETGAIANWQISASSMLLGFMGLQRWAPELARLHRSGIVNAWTASNYDKKPWIQVNLMRKMRVTGVVTQGASRAGSAEYVKTFKVAYSLNGRKFEFVQVDGGFGDKIFVGNVDNNGLRTNMLDTPLEAQYVRLVPVTCHWSCTLRFELLGCELNGCSEPLGLKDYTISDAQITASSTYKTWGVNSFSWYPFYARLDKQGKFNAWTAERNSASEWLQIDLGSQKQVTGIITQGARDFGHIQYVAAYKVAYSDDGLTWTEYKDEGAEESKVFPGNLDNNSHKKNVFETPFLARFVRILPVSWHNRITLRVELLGC is encoded by the exons ATGCCGGGCCCCCGCCTGCTGGCGGCGCTCTGCGGCGTGCTGCTCTGCGCCTCCGGCGTCTCCGCTGGCTCCG gtgcCTGTTTCCCAAACCCCTGCCACCACGATGCCGAATGCCAGGTGACTGATGAGTCACAGCGCGGGGATGTCTTCAGACAGTACATCTGCAAGTGCTCGCAAGGCTACACAGGCATCCACTGTGAGACCG tctGCAGAATGCCGCTGGGCATGGAGACCGGGGCCATTGCCAACTGGCAGATCTCCGCCTCGTCCATGCTCTTGGGCTTTATGGGTCTGCAGCGCTGGGCCCCGGAGCTGGCCCGCCTGCACCGCTCGGGCATCGTCAACGCCTGGACAGCCAGCAACTACGATAAGAAGCCCTGGATCCAG GTGAACCTGATGCGGAAGATGCGGGTGACAGGCGTGGTAACGCAGGGCGCCAGTCGCGCGGGCAGCGCCGAGTACGTGAAGACTTTCAAGGTGGCGTACAGCCTCAACGGGAGGAAGTTCGAGTTCGTCCAGGTGGACGGGGGCTTTGGAGACAAG ATATTTGTGGGCAACGTGGACAACAACGGCCTGAGGACCAACATGCTGGACACCCCCCTGGAGGCACAGTACGTGCGGCTGGTGCCGGTGACCTGCCACTGGAGCTGCACCCTGCGCTTCGAGCTCCTCGGCTGTGAGCTGAACG GATGCTCCGAGCCCCTGGGCCTGAAGGACTACACCATCTCCGACGCGCAGATCACAGCCTCCAGCACCTACAAGACCTGGGGCGTGAACTCCTTCAGCTGGTACCCCTTCTACGCGCGGCTGGACAAGCAGGGCAAGTTCAACGCCTGGACTGCGGAGAGAAACTCTGCCTCCGAGTGGCTGCAG ATCGACTTGGGCTCCCAGAAACAGGTGACCGGCATCATCACGCAGGGGGCCCGAGACTTCGGCCACATCCAGTATGTGGCAGCCTACAAGGTGGCCTACAGTGACGATGGCTTGACCTGGACCGAGTACAAGGACGAGGGGGCCGAAGAGAGCAAG GTCTTCCCAGGCAACCTGGACAACAACTCCCACAAGAAGAACGTGTTTGAGACGCCCTTCCTGGCCCGCTTCGTGCGCATCCTGCCCGTGTCCTGGCACAACCGCATCACCCTGCGCGTGGAGCTGCTGGGCTGTTAG
- the MFGE8 gene encoding lactadherin isoform X3 produces MPLGMETGAIANWQISASSMLLGFMGLQRWAPELARLHRSGIVNAWTASNYDKKPWIQVNLMRKMRVTGVVTQGASRAGSAEYVKTFKVAYSLNGRKFEFVQVDGGFGDKIFVGNVDNNGLRTNMLDTPLEAQYVRLVPVTCHWSCTLRFELLGCELNGCSEPLGLKDYTISDAQITASSTYKTWGVNSFSWYPFYARLDKQGKFNAWTAERNSASEWLQIDLGSQKQVTGIITQGARDFGHIQYVAAYKVAYSDDGLTWTEYKDEGAEESKVFPGNLDNNSHKKNVFETPFLARFVRILPVSWHNRITLRVELLGC; encoded by the exons ATGCCGCTGGGCATGGAGACCGGGGCCATTGCCAACTGGCAGATCTCCGCCTCGTCCATGCTCTTGGGCTTTATGGGTCTGCAGCGCTGGGCCCCGGAGCTGGCCCGCCTGCACCGCTCGGGCATCGTCAACGCCTGGACAGCCAGCAACTACGATAAGAAGCCCTGGATCCAG GTGAACCTGATGCGGAAGATGCGGGTGACAGGCGTGGTAACGCAGGGCGCCAGTCGCGCGGGCAGCGCCGAGTACGTGAAGACTTTCAAGGTGGCGTACAGCCTCAACGGGAGGAAGTTCGAGTTCGTCCAGGTGGACGGGGGCTTTGGAGACAAG ATATTTGTGGGCAACGTGGACAACAACGGCCTGAGGACCAACATGCTGGACACCCCCCTGGAGGCACAGTACGTGCGGCTGGTGCCGGTGACCTGCCACTGGAGCTGCACCCTGCGCTTCGAGCTCCTCGGCTGTGAGCTGAACG GATGCTCCGAGCCCCTGGGCCTGAAGGACTACACCATCTCCGACGCGCAGATCACAGCCTCCAGCACCTACAAGACCTGGGGCGTGAACTCCTTCAGCTGGTACCCCTTCTACGCGCGGCTGGACAAGCAGGGCAAGTTCAACGCCTGGACTGCGGAGAGAAACTCTGCCTCCGAGTGGCTGCAG ATCGACTTGGGCTCCCAGAAACAGGTGACCGGCATCATCACGCAGGGGGCCCGAGACTTCGGCCACATCCAGTATGTGGCAGCCTACAAGGTGGCCTACAGTGACGATGGCTTGACCTGGACCGAGTACAAGGACGAGGGGGCCGAAGAGAGCAAG GTCTTCCCAGGCAACCTGGACAACAACTCCCACAAGAAGAACGTGTTTGAGACGCCCTTCCTGGCCCGCTTCGTGCGCATCCTGCCCGTGTCCTGGCACAACCGCATCACCCTGCGCGTGGAGCTGCTGGGCTGTTAG